From Pseudomonas poae, the proteins below share one genomic window:
- a CDS encoding nucleobase:cation symporter-2 family protein, with amino-acid sequence MTELVEPQIPAAPAMVRLPLLQLILVGLQHVLLMYGGAVAVPLIIGQAAGLSREEIAFLINADLLVAGIATVVQSFGIGPVGIRMPVMMGASFAAVGSMVAMAGMPGIGLQGIFGATIAAGFFGMLIAPFMSKVVRFFPPLVTGTVITAIGLSLFPVAVNWAGGGSAAATFGSPIYLAIAALVLATILLINRFMRGFWVNISVLIGMGLGYGLCGVIGMVDLSGLAQAPWVQVVTPLHFGMPTFELAPILSMCLVVVIIFVESTGMFLALGKITGQDVTPKMLRRGLLCDAGASFFAGFFNTFTHSSFAQNIGLVQMTGVRCRSVTIMAGAFLIVLSLLPKAAFLVASIPPAVLGGAAIAMFGMVAATGIKILQEADIADRRNQLLVAVSIGMGLIPVVRPEFFAQLPLWMSPITHSGIAMATLSALSLNILFNILGGAERPAVAQTH; translated from the coding sequence ATGACCGAGTTAGTCGAACCGCAGATTCCTGCCGCACCCGCCATGGTGCGGCTGCCCCTCTTGCAACTGATTCTGGTAGGCCTGCAACACGTCTTGCTGATGTACGGCGGCGCCGTCGCCGTGCCCTTGATCATTGGCCAGGCCGCGGGCCTGAGCCGTGAAGAAATCGCCTTTCTGATCAACGCCGACCTGCTGGTGGCCGGCATCGCCACGGTGGTGCAATCATTCGGCATCGGCCCGGTGGGCATTCGCATGCCGGTAATGATGGGCGCCAGTTTCGCCGCCGTCGGCAGCATGGTCGCCATGGCCGGCATGCCCGGGATCGGCTTGCAGGGGATCTTCGGCGCGACCATCGCCGCCGGGTTCTTCGGCATGTTGATCGCACCGTTCATGTCCAAGGTCGTGCGCTTCTTCCCTCCGCTGGTGACCGGCACGGTGATCACCGCTATCGGCCTGTCGCTGTTCCCGGTGGCCGTGAACTGGGCTGGTGGCGGCAGCGCGGCGGCCACCTTCGGCTCGCCGATTTACCTGGCGATTGCCGCCCTGGTGCTGGCCACCATCTTGCTGATCAACCGCTTTATGCGCGGCTTCTGGGTGAATATCTCGGTGCTGATCGGCATGGGCCTGGGTTACGGCCTGTGCGGTGTGATCGGCATGGTCGACCTCAGCGGCCTGGCCCAGGCACCGTGGGTGCAGGTGGTGACGCCGCTGCACTTTGGCATGCCCACATTTGAATTGGCGCCGATCCTGTCGATGTGCCTGGTGGTAGTGATCATCTTCGTCGAGTCGACCGGGATGTTCCTCGCACTGGGCAAGATCACCGGCCAGGACGTCACCCCGAAGATGCTGCGCCGGGGCCTGCTGTGTGATGCCGGCGCCTCGTTCTTCGCCGGGTTCTTCAACACCTTTACCCACTCCTCGTTCGCGCAGAATATCGGCCTGGTGCAAATGACCGGCGTACGTTGCCGCTCGGTGACGATCATGGCCGGCGCCTTCCTGATCGTACTCAGCCTGCTGCCCAAGGCCGCATTCCTGGTGGCGTCGATCCCCCCGGCGGTGCTCGGGGGCGCGGCGATTGCCATGTTCGGGATGGTCGCGGCCACCGGGATCAAGATCCTCCAGGAAGCCGACATTGCCGACCGCCGCAACCAGTTGCTGGTGGCCGTCAGTATCGGCATGGGGCTGATCCCGGTGGTGCGCCCGGAGTTCTTCGCACAACTGCCGTTGTGGATGAGCCCGATTACCCACAGCGGAATCGCCATGGCCACCCTCAGCGCGTTGTCGCTGAACATCCTGTTCAACATTCTCGGCGGTGCTGAACGCCCCGCCGTCGCACAAACGCATTGA
- a CDS encoding urate hydroxylase PuuD, with protein MEAHLLEWLNLSVRWVHMITGVAWIGASFYFVWLENNLNRVNPKDGLAGDLWAIHGGGIYHLEKYKLAPPTMPDNLHWFKWEAYFTWMSGVALLCVVFYANPTLYLLAPGSSLSGPEGVLLGIGSLFAGWFIYSFLCDSALGKRPALLGFILFVLLIAAAYGFSKVFSGRGAYLHVGAVIGTIMVGNVFRIIMPAQRALVAAIAENRTPDPALPAKGLLRSRHNNYFTLPVLFIMISNHFPSTYGSQYNWLILAGIAVAAVLVRHYFNTRHNSQKYAWTLPVGALAMICLAYVTGPKPVATSPEVAKAPAAIEYQPLPETALGGGLKPAVPAAPAEPAAPAAPAQATIDFDKVHGVIQERCAVCHSAKPTSPLFSTAPAGVMFDTPAQIQQQAARIQAQAVASQIMPLGNITQMTQQERDLIGTWINQGARTN; from the coding sequence GTGGAAGCACATCTGTTGGAATGGCTGAACCTTAGCGTGCGCTGGGTTCACATGATCACTGGCGTCGCGTGGATCGGCGCTTCCTTCTATTTCGTCTGGCTGGAAAACAACCTTAATCGCGTCAACCCCAAGGACGGCTTGGCCGGTGACTTGTGGGCGATCCACGGTGGCGGTATCTACCACCTGGAAAAATACAAACTGGCCCCACCGACCATGCCGGACAACCTGCACTGGTTCAAATGGGAAGCCTATTTCACCTGGATGTCGGGCGTCGCGCTGCTGTGCGTGGTGTTCTACGCCAACCCGACCTTGTACCTGCTGGCTCCGGGCAGCAGCCTCAGTGGCCCCGAAGGCGTACTGCTGGGCATCGGCTCACTGTTCGCCGGCTGGTTCATCTACTCGTTCCTCTGCGACTCGGCCCTGGGCAAACGCCCTGCCTTGCTCGGTTTTATCCTGTTCGTGCTGTTGATTGCCGCCGCGTACGGCTTCAGCAAAGTGTTCAGCGGCCGAGGCGCGTACCTGCACGTGGGTGCGGTGATCGGCACGATCATGGTGGGTAACGTGTTCCGCATCATCATGCCGGCGCAACGCGCACTGGTGGCGGCAATCGCAGAGAACCGCACGCCCGACCCGGCCCTGCCGGCCAAGGGTCTGCTGCGTTCACGCCACAACAACTACTTCACCTTGCCGGTGCTGTTCATCATGATCAGCAACCACTTCCCGAGCACCTACGGCAGCCAATACAACTGGCTGATCCTGGCCGGCATCGCGGTGGCAGCGGTGTTGGTGCGCCACTACTTCAACACCCGGCATAACAGCCAGAAGTACGCGTGGACCTTGCCCGTTGGCGCATTGGCGATGATTTGCCTGGCGTACGTGACCGGCCCGAAACCTGTGGCAACCTCACCGGAAGTGGCCAAGGCACCGGCCGCCATCGAGTACCAGCCATTGCCGGAAACCGCATTGGGGGGTGGCTTGAAACCTGCTGTGCCAGCCGCTCCGGCAGAACCTGCTGCTCCCGCCGCACCGGCGCAGGCCACGATTGATTTCGACAAGGTGCACGGGGTGATTCAGGAACGCTGCGCCGTGTGCCATTCGGCCAAGCCGACCAGCCCGCTGTTCAGCACCGCGCCGGCGGGTGTGATGTTCGATACCCCGGCACAGATCCAGCAGCAGGCGGCGCGCATTCAAGCGCAGGCCGTAGCCAGCCAGATCATGCCGCTGGGCAACATCACCCAGATGACCCAGCAGGAACGGGATTTGATCGGCACCTGGATCAATCAGGGGGCCCGCACCAACTGA
- a CDS encoding ureidoglycolate lyase yields MRTLMIEPLTKEAFAPFGDVIETDGSDHFMINNGSTMRFHKLATVETAQPEDNAIISIFRADALDMPLTVCMLERHPLGSQAFIPLLGNPFLIVVAPLGDAPVSGLVRAFVTNGRQGINYHRGVWHHPVLTIEKRDDFLVVDRSGTGNNCDEHFFEEDERLILAPHQ; encoded by the coding sequence ATGCGCACACTGATGATCGAACCCCTGACCAAAGAAGCCTTCGCCCCTTTCGGAGACGTTATCGAAACCGACGGCAGCGATCACTTCATGATCAACAACGGGTCGACCATGCGCTTTCACAAGCTGGCAACGGTCGAAACCGCCCAGCCGGAAGACAACGCGATCATCAGCATTTTCCGCGCCGACGCGCTGGATATGCCGCTGACCGTGTGCATGCTGGAGAGACACCCGCTGGGCAGCCAGGCTTTCATTCCGCTGCTCGGCAACCCCTTTCTGATCGTGGTCGCGCCACTTGGCGATGCACCTGTATCGGGCTTGGTCCGCGCCTTCGTTACCAACGGCAGGCAGGGCATTAATTACCATCGCGGCGTCTGGCACCACCCGGTGCTGACGATCGAAAAGCGGGATGACTTCCTGGTGGTTGATCGCAGTGGCACAGGCAATAACTGCGATGAGCATTTTTTTGAAGAGGATGAGCGGTTGATCCTCGCCCCCCACCAATAA
- the alc gene encoding allantoicase, whose product MKAQPVPFEKFVNLADARLGTKIISVTDDWFADANRLFQPTPAVWKEGVFDDNGKWMDGWESRRKRFEGYDSAVIRLGVPGSIKGVDIDTSFFTGNYPPSASLEACFLASGEPDDNTQWVEVLSAVELQGNSHHYHAINNDQAFSHLRFNIYPDGGVARLRVYGVPFRDWSAVGDNEQVDLAAALNGGRALACSDEHFGRMSNILNPGRGVNMGDGWETARRRTPGNDWVIVALGHPGEIEKIIVDTLHFKGNYPDTCSIQGAFVKGGTDSQIETQSLFWRELLPAQKLEMHAEHTFAEQIKALGPITHIRLNVFPDGGVSRLRVLGKVAK is encoded by the coding sequence ATGAAAGCGCAACCCGTACCTTTCGAGAAGTTCGTCAACTTGGCCGACGCCCGCCTGGGCACCAAGATCATCTCCGTCACCGATGACTGGTTCGCCGACGCCAACCGCCTGTTCCAGCCGACCCCGGCCGTGTGGAAGGAGGGCGTTTTCGATGATAACGGCAAGTGGATGGACGGCTGGGAGTCGCGCCGCAAGCGCTTCGAAGGTTACGACAGCGCGGTGATCCGCCTGGGCGTGCCGGGCTCGATCAAGGGTGTGGACATCGACACTTCATTCTTCACCGGCAACTACCCGCCGTCGGCCTCGCTGGAAGCCTGTTTCCTGGCCTCGGGCGAGCCGGATGACAACACTCAATGGGTAGAAGTGCTCTCGGCCGTCGAGCTGCAAGGCAACAGCCACCACTACCACGCGATCAACAACGACCAGGCGTTCAGCCACCTGCGTTTCAACATCTACCCGGACGGCGGCGTGGCGCGCCTGCGTGTGTACGGCGTGCCGTTCCGCGACTGGTCCGCAGTGGGCGACAACGAACAGGTCGACCTGGCTGCGGCCTTGAACGGCGGCCGTGCGCTGGCCTGCTCCGATGAACACTTCGGCCGCATGAGCAACATCCTCAACCCGGGCCGTGGCGTCAACATGGGCGATGGCTGGGAAACCGCACGTCGTCGTACACCGGGCAATGACTGGGTGATCGTCGCGCTGGGCCACCCAGGCGAGATCGAGAAAATCATCGTCGATACCCTGCACTTCAAGGGCAACTACCCGGACACTTGCTCGATCCAGGGCGCATTCGTGAAGGGCGGTACCGACAGCCAGATCGAAACCCAATCGCTGTTCTGGCGCGAATTGCTGCCGGCGCAGAAACTGGAAATGCACGCTGAACACACGTTCGCCGAGCAGATCAAGGCGCTGGGGCCGATTACCCATATCCGCCTGAACGTGTTCCCGGACGGCGGTGTAAGCCGCCTGCGGGTATTGGGCAAGGTCGCCAAATAA
- the uraD gene encoding 2-oxo-4-hydroxy-4-carboxy-5-ureidoimidazoline decarboxylase has product MTAFQTLKPSTLSRDAFVKAFADIYEHSPWVAEKAFDLGQDASIDQIETLHQRMSDLLLSADHTRQLALINAHPDLAGRAAVQGQLTEASTHEQAGAGIHQCTAEEFSRFTELNDAYKAKFKFPFIMAVKGSNRHQILAAFETRIHNSVEAEFKCALDEINKIALFRLLTL; this is encoded by the coding sequence ATGACTGCGTTCCAAACCTTGAAACCGTCGACCTTAAGCCGTGACGCATTTGTCAAAGCCTTCGCCGATATCTACGAACATTCGCCATGGGTGGCCGAAAAGGCTTTCGACCTGGGCCAGGATGCGTCGATCGACCAGATCGAAACCCTGCACCAGCGCATGAGCGACCTCCTGTTGAGCGCTGATCACACCCGTCAACTGGCGCTGATCAACGCTCACCCGGACCTGGCAGGCCGTGCGGCCGTCCAGGGCCAACTTACCGAAGCCAGCACCCATGAACAGGCTGGCGCCGGTATTCACCAATGCACGGCCGAAGAGTTCTCGCGCTTCACCGAGCTGAACGATGCCTACAAGGCCAAGTTCAAGTTTCCCTTCATCATGGCGGTAAAAGGCAGCAACCGGCACCAGATCCTCGCCGCGTTTGAAACGCGTATTCACAACTCGGTGGAAGCCGAGTTCAAATGCGCCCTGGACGAGATCAACAAAATCGCGTTGTTCCGATTACTGACTCTTTAA
- the puuE gene encoding allantoinase PuuE, whose amino-acid sequence MSADYPRDLIGYGSNPPHPHWPGKARIALSFVLNYEEGGERNILHGDKESEAFLSEMVSAQPLQGERNMSMESLYEYGSRAGVWRILKLFKEFDIPLTIFAVAMAAQRHPDVIRAMVEAGHEICSHGYRWIDYQYMDEAQEREHMLEAIRILTELTGERPLGWYTGRTGPNTRRLVMEEGGFLYDCDTYDDDLPYWEPNNPTGKPHLVIPYTLDTNDMRFTQVQGFNKGDDFFEYLKDAFDVLYAEGAEAPKMLSIGLHCRLIGRPARLASLKRFIEYAKSHEQVWFTRRVDIARHWHETHPYTGAAK is encoded by the coding sequence GTGAGCGCTGACTACCCACGCGACCTGATCGGTTACGGCAGTAACCCTCCTCACCCCCACTGGCCGGGCAAGGCGCGCATCGCTTTGTCGTTCGTACTCAACTACGAAGAAGGCGGCGAGCGTAACATCCTGCATGGCGACAAAGAGTCCGAAGCCTTCCTCTCGGAAATGGTCTCGGCCCAGCCGCTGCAAGGCGAGCGCAACATGAGCATGGAATCGCTGTACGAATACGGCAGCCGTGCCGGCGTGTGGCGCATCCTCAAGCTGTTCAAGGAATTCGACATTCCGCTGACCATCTTCGCCGTGGCCATGGCCGCCCAGCGCCACCCGGATGTGATCCGCGCCATGGTCGAGGCCGGCCATGAGATCTGCAGCCACGGCTACCGCTGGATCGACTACCAGTACATGGACGAGGCCCAGGAGCGCGAGCATATGCTCGAAGCGATCCGCATCCTTACCGAACTGACCGGCGAGCGCCCACTGGGCTGGTACACCGGCCGTACCGGCCCCAATACCCGCCGGCTGGTGATGGAGGAAGGCGGCTTCCTGTATGACTGCGACACCTACGACGACGACCTGCCCTACTGGGAACCCAACAACCCCACCGGCAAGCCGCACCTGGTGATCCCCTACACCCTGGACACCAACGATATGCGCTTCACCCAGGTGCAGGGTTTCAACAAGGGTGATGACTTTTTCGAGTACCTCAAAGACGCGTTCGACGTGCTCTACGCCGAAGGCGCTGAAGCACCGAAAATGCTCTCCATCGGCCTGCATTGCCGCCTGATCGGCCGCCCGGCGCGCCTGGCTTCGTTGAAGCGGTTTATCGAATACGCCAAGAGCCATGAGCAGGTGTGGTTCACCCGCCGCGTCGACATTGCGCGCCACTGGCACGAAACCCACCCGTATACGGGAGCGGCGAAATGA